The following nucleotide sequence is from Nitrospirota bacterium.
ACCCGCGTCGTGGAACTCTTTATGGACCGTTTCCTCTGACAACTTGTGCTCCGGGTCCTGCGGGCCTACGGGAATCGGTTTCTTGTGGAAATCCACAACCACTATCCTCCCGCCTGCTTTCAGGCTCTTAGAAAGCTTCTGTAAATATGCGGACCTGTTCTCAATGTGATGGTATGTATCGCATATGAAAACAACATCCACGGAATCCGGTCCGAGCTCAGGGTCATCAGTTTTGATAAGCCTGGCCATATAATTTTTGAGGCCCAGCTTTTTGGCGTCCTGCTCCATATAATTGACCATCGAGGGTTCCACCTCAAGACCAAGGGCCTTTCCGGCCGGGCCGACTGCAACCGCCAATCGCCTGGTAAAATATCCTGTGCCTGCGCCGAGATCGGCGACTACATCGCCCTGTTTCAGGTTAAGGGCCTTTACCACTTCATCGGGTTTCTGCCATTTTTCCCGTTCCGGGTCCTCGAACACCTTGACCCAGTATTGAATGTCGTCAAACCTCTGCTGTGACGCGGGTGTATGCTGTTGCTGCTGCCCGTAAACTGTAAATGAATACGTCAGGAAAAACAGGACGAACATCGTTCCGGTTACTGTCTTTCTTAAAATGTTAAACATAGTTCCTCCTAAAGTGTATTTAGATATGCGATTATGTCTTCCACTTCTTTTCCGGAAAGATAATCAAACGATGGCATCGTGCTGAAAGGCTTCCTTAATTGCTTTTTAATATTTTCCGGAGTTGCCGGAAGTTTGCTTACAGGGAGCTTCGGGTTTTTAAGTATTCCCATTAACCCCGGCCCTACAATAGTATCAGTGCTGTAAGCATTATGACAAAACCTGCATTTTGCGTCAAAAAGGTTTTTGCCTCTTTCGGTGCTCTCAGGGGCTGATTTAATTCCACGTTTAATGGTTTCAATCGGTTTTTCCGTCCTTTGCAGAGCGAATCTTTCTCCGTACCGGCCCGGCCTGTCATGAGATATAACGGTGTCTGATCCAGAAACAGAGAGGGACATGCCTGCCGCAGGCAGCAGGATAAATATTACAGAGAAAATAGTTTTAATAAAACACATAGATATTCAGGCT
It contains:
- a CDS encoding cytochrome c → MCFIKTIFSVIFILLPAAGMSLSVSGSDTVISHDRPGRYGERFALQRTEKPIETIKRGIKSAPESTERGKNLFDAKCRFCHNAYSTDTIVGPGLMGILKNPKLPVSKLPATPENIKKQLRKPFSTMPSFDYLSGKEVEDIIAYLNTL
- a CDS encoding class I SAM-dependent methyltransferase, which translates into the protein MFNILRKTVTGTMFVLFFLTYSFTVYGQQQQHTPASQQRFDDIQYWVKVFEDPEREKWQKPDEVVKALNLKQGDVVADLGAGTGYFTRRLAVAVGPAGKALGLEVEPSMVNYMEQDAKKLGLKNYMARLIKTDDPELGPDSVDVVFICDTYHHIENRSAYLQKLSKSLKAGGRIVVVDFHKKPIPVGPQDPEHKLSEETVHKEFHDAGYRVIRSQCILPYQYFIEFGL